In one Pseudomonas purpurea genomic region, the following are encoded:
- the dndC gene encoding DNA phosphorothioation system sulfurtransferase DndC, whose protein sequence is MTTPPETIIEEIQSLYRSDSMPWIVGYSGGKDSTASLQLIWKAVASLPAEQRTKDIHVISTDTLVENPVIAAWVDSSLRNMKAEAERQGLPIHPHRLTPSLEHRFWVNLIGKGYPAPRNRFRWCTDRLKISASTKFIQELSEANNEAILVLGQRRGESQARDKVIENYSGSTRDRLSRNRDPKLSRVWVYLPIETWTSDDVWMYVLTDENPWGVDNQDLFSIYKGATPDAECPVVVDKSTPSCGDSRFGCYVCTMVSQDKSMQAMIQNDDQKSWMKPILDFRNNYLSVQDWDVRDFKRMNGRVKLMGKGDTAELIHGPYLQSYRAKLLEELLRTQCALRDAKVPGHVQIELISLDELDAIRRIWVEEKGEIEDLVPEIYERVFLEKYPGRVMEPVPLEAEDLALLNEIATELDPEASNQLYQLTRNLLAVQFQSMQTQKRSRHLDRLEEVLKANAFRTEFDALEFAKSTRDEDQDEASTNDELELIPLAVVEEEEK, encoded by the coding sequence ATGACCACGCCTCCCGAAACTATCATAGAAGAAATTCAGTCGCTTTACCGCTCTGATTCCATGCCCTGGATCGTAGGTTACAGCGGCGGCAAGGACTCAACGGCGTCACTGCAGCTAATATGGAAGGCTGTCGCGTCTCTCCCTGCCGAGCAACGCACCAAAGATATTCATGTCATCAGTACTGATACCTTGGTCGAGAACCCAGTTATCGCGGCTTGGGTTGACTCATCGCTGCGAAACATGAAAGCCGAAGCGGAGCGGCAGGGGTTGCCAATTCATCCTCACCGGCTTACTCCCAGCCTTGAGCACCGTTTTTGGGTCAATCTGATAGGCAAAGGGTACCCCGCTCCCCGAAATCGTTTTCGTTGGTGTACTGACCGCTTAAAGATAAGTGCTTCCACGAAATTTATTCAGGAGTTGTCTGAGGCTAATAACGAGGCAATTTTAGTGCTCGGTCAGCGCCGAGGCGAAAGCCAGGCGCGTGACAAAGTGATCGAAAACTACAGTGGAAGTACTCGCGATCGTCTGAGCCGTAATCGTGATCCCAAACTTTCTCGAGTTTGGGTTTATCTTCCTATAGAAACTTGGACTAGCGATGACGTCTGGATGTACGTCCTCACTGATGAAAATCCCTGGGGCGTCGACAACCAAGATCTGTTCAGCATCTATAAAGGAGCAACTCCTGACGCTGAGTGCCCGGTAGTGGTCGATAAATCGACACCCAGCTGTGGTGACAGTCGTTTTGGATGCTACGTGTGTACCATGGTGTCGCAGGACAAATCCATGCAGGCAATGATTCAGAACGACGATCAAAAGTCCTGGATGAAGCCGATTCTAGACTTCCGCAATAATTATTTAAGTGTGCAGGACTGGGACGTCCGGGATTTCAAACGTATGAACGGCCGCGTAAAACTAATGGGTAAGGGGGATACTGCTGAGCTTATACATGGTCCTTACTTGCAGAGTTATCGAGCAAAGCTGTTGGAAGAACTACTGCGTACCCAGTGTGCGTTACGGGATGCTAAAGTCCCAGGACATGTTCAAATCGAATTGATCTCCCTTGATGAACTTGATGCCATTCGACGCATCTGGGTTGAGGAAAAGGGTGAAATTGAGGACTTAGTTCCGGAAATTTATGAGCGCGTTTTCCTTGAGAAATACCCAGGGCGGGTAATGGAGCCTGTTCCTTTGGAAGCAGAGGACTTGGCGTTATTAAACGAAATCGCTACAGAGCTCGATCCCGAGGCTAGTAACCAGCTTTATCAACTCACTCGCAACCTGCTCGCTGTCCAATTTCAATCCATGCAGACCCAAAAACGCTCTCGCCATTTAGACCGTTTGGAAGAAGTTCTCAAGGCCAACGCGTTCCGTACAGAGTTTGATGCTTTAGAATTCGCTAAAAGCACTCGTGACGAAGATCAGGATGAGGCGAGTACTAACGACGAGCTAGAATTGATTCCTCTAGCAGTAGTAGAAGAGGAAGAGAAGTAA
- the dndD gene encoding DNA sulfur modification protein DndD translates to MAKLTINRISIENLGPFREQQIFDLSVQALHPVILVKALNGSGKTTLLTALQIGLYGYKAINQTRRTEYDQLITGLQRSDATGPARIEMQLGIEVGDYTQVLTIRREWLPKEKGYRERFRVFAGHFEDLALAEDWDDFINGIMPVELVHLFLFDGEKIEALANPERLPELLRRATEVFLGVGGIDALAGDLRALERRTNKKNAPGGGGDEPPADDYELQLKELNGQIDIVSQRQAHARNELDDAQRKLEAYSVEAQRSGLKAYQQAADLGARAKLSKQQYEHARTALVAALEDPLLPLAWLSPLWAGYKVQWQKDRDAKHANLLLEEFADRDKRILELLADRAPNAQHDVAELLAADLQELRAVEEHSPVFLQGGDPAELEPGLEQAKQRLKAAQEDVSVTQQIMEKAQQAAEQIPDDEQIGSVFQAMQSLTQAVSVAELKSQQLSRELDDLRGKQVHFEQRHNAAMSRNRAELKEGAFQRIALEAADRAKVTLNIFRDRLLASKAKWLSEMITAEFKQLLRKRNLISRVLVEPQTYAVSIEDVNGHTLPMERLSAGERQILAISVLSALIRERKGRFPVVVDTPLARLDRQHREALIHNFFAKVSHQVLVLSTDEEVEGSVHKALEQHLSREYELIFDDESRRSLVSVRAHQAHLVMTND, encoded by the coding sequence ATGGCCAAGTTAACAATTAATAGAATTTCTATCGAAAATCTCGGCCCATTCCGTGAGCAGCAAATTTTCGATTTAAGCGTGCAAGCCCTGCACCCTGTGATTTTGGTGAAAGCTCTAAATGGCAGCGGTAAGACCACTCTTCTCACTGCCTTGCAGATTGGCTTGTATGGTTACAAGGCCATTAACCAAACTCGGCGCACAGAATATGACCAGCTAATCACCGGTTTGCAGCGCTCGGACGCCACTGGACCTGCTCGAATAGAAATGCAGCTTGGTATTGAGGTCGGCGACTACACACAGGTGCTTACCATCCGTCGTGAGTGGTTACCTAAGGAAAAAGGTTATCGTGAGCGTTTTCGAGTCTTCGCTGGACATTTCGAGGACTTAGCACTTGCGGAAGATTGGGATGACTTCATCAACGGCATTATGCCGGTGGAGCTAGTTCACCTTTTTCTTTTTGATGGAGAGAAAATCGAGGCCTTGGCCAACCCTGAACGTCTTCCTGAGCTTTTACGTCGAGCGACGGAGGTTTTCTTAGGGGTGGGTGGCATCGACGCATTAGCTGGAGATTTGAGAGCTCTAGAGCGTCGAACTAATAAAAAGAATGCTCCTGGAGGGGGGGGCGACGAGCCCCCGGCTGACGACTATGAGCTGCAGCTCAAAGAGTTAAATGGGCAAATCGATATAGTGTCGCAACGTCAAGCCCATGCTAGGAACGAACTAGACGATGCGCAGCGTAAGTTAGAGGCGTACTCAGTCGAGGCCCAACGTAGTGGCCTCAAAGCTTATCAGCAAGCCGCGGATTTAGGGGCTCGAGCTAAACTTAGCAAGCAGCAATATGAACATGCGCGAACTGCGTTAGTCGCTGCCTTGGAGGATCCGCTCCTCCCTTTAGCGTGGTTATCTCCACTTTGGGCTGGCTACAAGGTTCAGTGGCAGAAAGATCGCGATGCTAAGCACGCTAACTTGCTGCTCGAAGAGTTTGCTGATCGTGACAAGCGAATTTTGGAACTATTGGCCGACAGGGCTCCGAACGCTCAACATGATGTCGCTGAGCTGCTAGCAGCTGACTTGCAGGAGCTGCGAGCGGTCGAGGAACATTCGCCAGTGTTTCTGCAAGGGGGTGACCCGGCTGAGTTAGAGCCGGGTCTAGAGCAAGCCAAACAACGTTTGAAAGCTGCGCAGGAAGATGTTTCGGTTACTCAACAAATTATGGAGAAAGCTCAACAAGCAGCGGAGCAGATACCTGATGATGAACAAATTGGTTCTGTTTTTCAGGCTATGCAAAGTCTCACTCAAGCTGTATCAGTCGCTGAATTGAAGTCACAACAGTTAAGTCGCGAACTGGACGATCTAAGGGGCAAACAAGTCCATTTTGAGCAGCGACACAACGCTGCAATGTCACGAAATCGAGCCGAGCTGAAAGAGGGTGCCTTCCAGCGTATTGCTTTGGAAGCTGCTGATCGTGCGAAAGTAACGCTGAACATCTTTCGAGATCGCCTATTAGCTTCGAAGGCAAAGTGGCTGTCGGAGATGATAACCGCTGAATTTAAGCAGCTGCTTCGTAAGAGAAACCTGATCTCTCGTGTTTTAGTAGAGCCGCAGACGTACGCGGTTTCCATCGAAGACGTAAACGGCCATACCTTGCCAATGGAGCGCCTATCAGCAGGCGAGCGGCAAATACTGGCTATTTCAGTACTGAGCGCGTTAATTCGAGAGCGCAAAGGTCGATTCCCAGTAGTAGTAGATACCCCTTTAGCGCGCCTAGATCGCCAGCATCGAGAAGCTTTAATCCATAACTTCTTCGCCAAAGTTTCTCATCAAGTGTTAGTGTTATCTACGGATGAAGAGGTGGAAGGTAGTGTGCATAAGGCTTTGGAACAGCATTTGAGTCGAGAGTATGAATTGATTTTTGATGATGAGAGTCGTCGAAGTTTAGTTTCGGTAAGAGCTCACCAGGCCCACTTGGTAATGACCAATGATTGA
- the dndE gene encoding DNA sulfur modification protein DndE produces the protein MIDRIRLTAAAKIQLSTLKRKTGIEHYNSICRHALCLSLAEPSALPDEEFNYSGGVEIDWRVFTGGFDELYLNLLLQRLQQDGKEPSVENIRKLCVSHLHRGLSYLAGKSDSYLADTIYRTLC, from the coding sequence ATGATTGACCGAATTCGTTTAACCGCTGCAGCGAAAATTCAGCTCTCTACGTTGAAGCGTAAGACTGGTATAGAACATTATAATTCTATATGTCGGCATGCACTTTGCCTGTCTTTGGCGGAGCCATCCGCGCTGCCAGATGAGGAGTTCAATTATAGTGGTGGAGTAGAGATAGATTGGCGAGTCTTTACAGGCGGATTTGACGAGCTATATCTTAATCTGTTGCTACAGCGCCTTCAGCAAGATGGTAAAGAACCTAGTGTTGAAAACATTAGAAAGCTATGTGTGAGCCATCTGCATCGAGGGCTCTCTTATCTCGCCGGTAAGAGTGATAGCTATTTAGCGGATACTATCTACCGAACCTTGTGTTAG
- a CDS encoding LasR-specific antiactivator QslA: MFDLSLLIGLPKPNTIDTESLNPEDAAIKLRQAATLRLNGAQSVLLHCPQDVELAVELLDDAAVLFDKAFRYLSGIPAQRVHQQIGDYVSVPSAEGCPGIRTPWGNEFRPMIEDGVRCAETWLDGSSLPLWWALAQNRKHHRPGDPQDAFEAGFLLRLQQVLIMGREAFTSQSTSFDA; the protein is encoded by the coding sequence ATGTTTGATCTCTCGCTTCTCATCGGCCTCCCCAAACCCAACACCATCGATACTGAATCGCTTAACCCTGAAGATGCCGCGATTAAACTACGCCAAGCTGCCACTCTTCGGCTCAACGGAGCCCAGAGTGTTCTGCTTCATTGTCCGCAGGACGTTGAGCTGGCTGTAGAGCTGTTGGATGACGCGGCAGTGCTGTTCGACAAGGCGTTCCGATATCTCTCGGGTATCCCCGCTCAACGTGTCCATCAACAGATTGGTGACTACGTCTCTGTGCCTTCCGCCGAAGGCTGTCCCGGTATCCGAACACCATGGGGCAATGAATTCCGCCCGATGATTGAGGATGGCGTTCGATGCGCTGAGACTTGGCTCGATGGTTCATCATTACCCCTCTGGTGGGCACTGGCGCAAAACCGAAAGCATCATCGCCCAGGTGATCCGCAGGATGCGTTTGAAGCAGGCTTTCTGCTGAGGTTGCAGCAGGTACTGATCATGGGGCGTGAAGCATTCACTTCCCAATCAACCAGCTTTGATGCCTGA
- a CDS encoding YfjI family protein → MQQLDPKLELPRPPRPLIESNPVAQPYPVRALGGILGPAVERMAEVIGVPQALAAQSVLATSALATQGHAGLQLDGRDYPLSLYLITVAASGDRKTAADRFALLPARQWEREQWQRYREQLARYRVAQRQALRVNPVEPDSTVSMALETEPSAPRLITTDPTIEALIKGLCHDLPSMGLFCDEGGQFLGSSTMSRDNRLKAVAALSSLWDGSPIDRARSMAGESLRAYDRRLSLHLMLQPYLAMQLLSDPLLQGQGILGRCLMTWPTSLAGQRSYQAVDLSKDAALKRYHRRLSALFYQPWSLSADGALQLSPLSLSPLARRRWIDLHDAIEAQLGEFGELASVRPSGSKAADNLLRVAGILAVVEESSVVEVDHIQRASALVGYYLTEIQRLTEQEPVCRVKEEADRLLRWLQVKDWKRFSIRELNRNGPRFARKSSRHTAKLLVELIDHQWLITDGHTFEVRHVQY, encoded by the coding sequence ATGCAGCAGTTAGATCCGAAGCTTGAACTACCACGACCACCTCGACCGCTGATTGAGTCGAATCCCGTGGCCCAGCCTTATCCGGTGCGGGCACTGGGTGGGATTCTTGGGCCTGCGGTGGAGCGCATGGCCGAGGTTATCGGCGTGCCCCAAGCACTGGCCGCGCAATCGGTGTTGGCCACCTCAGCGCTGGCCACCCAAGGTCATGCGGGCTTACAGCTCGACGGGAGAGATTATCCCCTGTCGCTGTACCTGATCACGGTGGCCGCGTCAGGGGATCGTAAAACGGCTGCAGATCGATTTGCATTGCTGCCCGCGCGTCAATGGGAGCGTGAGCAGTGGCAGCGCTACCGCGAACAGCTCGCCCGGTACCGTGTCGCGCAGCGACAGGCACTGCGTGTCAACCCTGTCGAACCCGACTCCACAGTAAGCATGGCGCTTGAAACGGAGCCCTCTGCACCCAGACTTATCACCACAGATCCAACCATTGAAGCCCTGATTAAGGGGCTCTGTCATGACTTGCCCAGCATGGGGCTGTTCTGTGATGAGGGCGGACAATTTCTCGGCAGCAGCACCATGAGTCGGGATAACCGTTTGAAAGCGGTTGCGGCCTTGTCGTCACTCTGGGACGGTAGCCCTATTGATCGTGCTCGTTCGATGGCAGGCGAAAGCCTTCGGGCTTATGACCGACGCTTGAGCCTGCACCTCATGCTGCAACCGTACTTGGCCATGCAGTTACTCAGTGACCCGTTGCTGCAGGGGCAAGGCATCCTCGGTCGTTGCTTGATGACCTGGCCCACCAGTCTAGCCGGGCAACGGAGCTACCAGGCTGTCGACTTGTCCAAAGACGCCGCCCTGAAGCGATATCACCGCCGCCTTTCGGCCCTGTTTTATCAGCCCTGGTCGCTTTCCGCTGATGGTGCCTTGCAGCTATCACCGCTTAGCCTCAGCCCGTTAGCCCGCCGTCGCTGGATTGATCTACATGATGCTATCGAAGCTCAGTTGGGTGAGTTTGGCGAGCTGGCCAGCGTACGGCCCAGCGGATCGAAGGCCGCCGATAACCTGCTGCGCGTCGCCGGCATTCTTGCAGTTGTGGAGGAGAGCAGCGTCGTGGAGGTCGACCATATCCAACGGGCCTCCGCTTTAGTCGGCTACTACCTCACCGAGATCCAGCGCCTGACTGAGCAGGAGCCAGTGTGTCGGGTAAAGGAAGAAGCGGACCGGTTGCTGCGATGGCTACAGGTCAAAGATTGGAAGCGTTTCAGTATTCGTGAATTGAATCGCAACGGTCCCCGCTTTGCCCGTAAGAGCAGTCGTCATACCGCCAAGCTGTTGGTCGAATTGATTGATCATCAGTGGCTCATCACTGACGGCCACACCTTCGAGGTGCGCCATGTTCAATATTGA
- a CDS encoding integrase domain-containing protein yields MARVGKRAGRNFGFGRQLSYAGPQALKDLFGDGHFATVKAHSDRWQAFVRWCRSDEGPRVNDARQIDREILMRYAVHVREQVDQGNVGIATAQNRLSSVNRTMAALRGDQYVKIPSPSKALGLQRSSVRSEASQGQDRAQVELIARALSDRQQSRVSAIVLLARETGMRLRETILADLPRLQREVRQLGKINIQDGTKGGRSGASAPRWITVTDQVRDALDWASANSPNGSRNLLAPDESYKDFMQAVVRPARDILHEHGLKGFHELRAAYACERYEQLVGFPAPVNGGRVHQEDRALDQRARKQISHELGHNRIDVVSAYIGGRR; encoded by the coding sequence ATGGCTCGGGTCGGTAAGCGAGCCGGGCGCAATTTCGGCTTCGGTCGCCAGCTTAGCTATGCTGGACCGCAAGCACTGAAAGACCTGTTTGGCGACGGCCATTTTGCTACCGTCAAAGCCCATAGTGATCGCTGGCAGGCGTTCGTGCGTTGGTGTCGATCCGATGAAGGACCGAGGGTCAATGACGCGCGCCAGATAGACCGCGAGATCCTCATGCGGTACGCCGTCCACGTGCGGGAGCAGGTTGATCAGGGCAACGTCGGCATTGCCACCGCGCAGAACCGACTGTCCAGCGTGAACCGAACGATGGCCGCGCTGCGCGGTGATCAGTACGTCAAAATCCCGAGTCCGAGTAAGGCGCTGGGCTTGCAGCGCTCAAGCGTGCGTAGTGAGGCTTCGCAAGGCCAAGACCGTGCGCAGGTCGAGTTGATCGCACGGGCGCTGTCAGATCGTCAGCAATCGAGGGTGAGTGCCATTGTGCTCCTCGCCCGTGAGACTGGTATGCGGCTGCGCGAAACGATCCTGGCCGATCTGCCCCGACTGCAACGTGAGGTTCGGCAACTGGGCAAGATCAACATCCAGGATGGCACCAAAGGTGGTCGATCAGGGGCCTCGGCACCGCGCTGGATTACGGTAACGGATCAAGTTCGCGATGCCCTGGATTGGGCCAGCGCGAACTCACCCAATGGCAGCCGGAATTTGTTGGCGCCCGACGAAAGCTACAAAGACTTTATGCAGGCAGTTGTGCGACCGGCACGGGACATCCTGCATGAGCATGGATTGAAAGGTTTTCATGAGCTGCGGGCGGCTTACGCCTGTGAGCGCTATGAGCAACTAGTCGGCTTTCCTGCACCCGTTAATGGTGGTCGTGTTCATCAAGAGGATCGAGCACTCGATCAGCGAGCCCGTAAGCAGATCAGCCACGAGTTGGGACATAACCGCATCGATGTGGTGAGTGCCTACATCGGAGGTCGGCGATGA